From the Phyllostomus discolor isolate MPI-MPIP mPhyDis1 chromosome 7, mPhyDis1.pri.v3, whole genome shotgun sequence genome, one window contains:
- the EPPK1 gene encoding epiplakin, translating into MNGHASPLDILVTDSTKPASVPKATKAVQGAGAPPGPQAGSIAGVHVAASGQTLSLYAAMKQGLLPEGLGLALLEAQAATGGLVDPARGQLLPVSEALQRGLVGLELKEKLLAAERAVTGYPDPYGGEKLALFQAIGKEVVDRALGWSWLEAQLATGGLIDPTRGVRLAPELACQQGLLDQETQRSLSEREPAFLDPNTLERLSYSELLGRCVRSPATGLALLPLQTTFRTLGGAASSAELLEAGILDEETARGLQEGALSVQEVSARPQVRRYLQGTGGVAGVVLLPAGCKKSFFQAVAEHLLPMGAALPLLEAQAATCALVDPATGRRLGVDEAVRAGLVGPELHGQLLEAEQAVAGFHDPFSGTRIPLFQAMKKELVGRPLALRLLDAQMATGGLMCPARRLRLPLEAALRYGCLDEETQQHLSRAAGFSDPRTQESLSYGQLLARCVTDPETGLAFLPLPGEARGEEPQGPPFIEHSTRQALSAATAAVSVCGLQGKPASLWELLFSEAVPVEQRAALAQQHQRGALSVEELAAVLRATLEQAAATAKTTFSGLRVPVSPGELLKAEIIGQDVYEQLARGQTTAQHVGSLDSVQRYLQGTGCIAGLLLPDSQERLSIYEAQKKGLLRPGTALVLLEAQAATGFLIDPKENQRHSVQAALQAGVIGPSLFAKLLSAERAVTGYTDPYTGERISLFQAMQKDLIVRDHGIRLLEAQIATGGIIDPVHSHRLPVHVAYQRGLFDQTLNLILADPSDDTKGFFDPNTHENLTYLQLLERCVRDAETGLYLLPLSSERPQLVDGATRRAFQSLLLPTSHGRFQGRRVSAWELLNSECFSEARRRQLLLRYRRRELSLEQVARLLRRESARCCADVTLPTLRGRVTPFQLLEARIIDQELLDRLLAGAVSPEALLRMDGIRRYLRGSGAVGGVLLPSSNRRLSLYQAMKQKLLGPGVALALLEAQAATGALADPQSLERLSVEEAVRRQLVGSELYAQLRRAEHAVTGFRDPFSGERVSLFQAMKKGLVREEQAARLLQAQVATGGVVDPAGHYHLPMSTAAERGYIDQETETALSSSCETYPTPDGRGHTSYVQLLGQCVKDEASGLYLLPLQESAPAMPTDEQVQETLQATPGAADGRSLWELLASCHFTEEQRRGFLEDFRAGRTTVQQLQTAVQSCLREAELLAQARVAVPGPRGEVPAVWLLDAGIIAPETLAALARGEQSPAQVAEEPAVRACLWGSGCVAGVLLQPSGTKASIDQAVKDGLLPEGLGQSLLEAQVASGSLVDPLTGQRLSVEDALKAGLVSGTLSEQLRQAERAVTGYTDPYSGGRLSLWQAVEKGLVPQGEGLPLLQAQLATGGAVDPTYGVHLPQAAACKLGLLDERTSQALTGTDEDRRFFFDPSSRDKVTYQQLKERCVLDADTGLWLLPLPQDVALEVDKHTAVALRAMKVPVGAGRFKGLTVSLWDLLHSEYVSGHRRRELAALCQSGRATALRQVVSTLTALVEASEKKPPQAVFRGLRKQVSASDLFRSQVIDKKTLDELSRGARTVQEVTQMDSVRRCLEGGNFIAGVLVQATKERMSVSEALSRRILRPGTALVLLEAQAATGFLIDPVANRRLTVEEAFAAGMFGKETYQKLLSAERAVTGYTDPYTGEPISLFQAMQKDLIVRDHGIRLLEAQIATGGIIDPVHSHRLPVEVAYERGYFDEEMNRVLADPSDDTKGFFDPNTHENLTYLQLLERCVEDPETGLYMLQIVKKGEPYVYIDEATRRALRLQTVTMRVGRFAGQSVSVWDLLSSQYFTEDRRRELVQQHRAQALSLQQLLEIVTATVEETEEQHQAIKVPGIGGDVTAADLFNAGIIDRKSLDALRGGQALGGLEHVKTYIEGSGCIAGVTVPSTQEVMSVYEASARGLIPTGFAALLLEAQAATGFMLDPHTHRRLSVDEAVASGLVGEDLQNRLRDAEKAVKGYPDPDTGRTLPLLQAMERKLVDREAALRLLEVQVATGGVVDPWHHHRLPLDAACGRGCLRRDMYPLVSDQKLMKKRFVDPNTHEKVTYKELQDRSLQKGVGGWTLFPVTRDEKESPYVDEATRRALETERVEVTVGRYKGQRPSVWELLNSEYVTEEKKLELVGSYKRDTKRALDKVVENIFVMIEEKEKGSRQLWFRGIRRQVTASELFQSAIITKETLEKLEEGQSSVEDVKQDEAVRRYLEGTSCIAGVLVPARDDPARQEKMSVYQAMWKGLLRPGTALVLLEAQAATGFLIDPVRNQRLSVDEAVAAGVVGGEIRDKLLSAERAVTGYTDPYTGESVSLFQAMQKDLIVRDHGIRLLEAQIATGGIIDPVHSHRLPVEVAYERGLFDEEMNRVLADPSDDTKGFFDPNTHENLTYLQLLRRCVRDPDTGLFVLQLARQGSALQQLSEELRRALRDVRVSLPPGAGAAEGQDVSVWELLFYREVSESLRQELLVGYRAGRLSAQELGASLTALLAGASAAADPPPALRAATMEVRVGRLRGPAVPVWDVLESGYVSADRREQLLAQFRSGALGLPALTRRLTTIIEEAEEAQEAQGERREQGDPGQQGHGEGGAARHPREQELRAATMEVCAGRFRGRPVSVWDVLCSSYLTQARREELLAQLEAGALALPGLVTILAQVVEETEERLSKVSFRGLRRHVSAAQLGSSGVLDPETLRGLAQGTKSPQEVLKMDSVRRYLEGTSCIAGVLVPARDDPARQEKMSVYQAMWKGLLRPGTALVLLEAQAATGFLIDPVRNQRLSVDEAVAAGVVGGEIRDKLLSAERAVTGYTDPYTGESVSLFQAMQKDLIVRDHGIRLLEAQIATGGIIDPVHSHRLPVEVAYERGLFDEEMNRVLADPSDDTKGFFDPNTHENLTYLQLLRRCVRDPDTGLFVLQLARQGSALQQLSEELRRALRDVRVSLPPGAGAAEGQDVSVWELLFYREVSESLRQELLVGYRAGRLSAQELGASLTALLAGASAAADPPPALRAATMEVRVGRLRGPAVPVWDVLESGYVSADRREQLLAQFRSGALGLPALTRRLTTIIEEAEEAQEAQGERREQGDPGQQGHGEGGATRHPREQELRAATMEVCAGRFRGRPVSVWDVLCSSYLTQARREELLAQLEAGALALPSLVTILAQVVEETEERLSKVSFRGLRRHVSAAQLGSSGVLDPETLRGLAQGTKSPQEVLKMDSVRRYLEGTSCIAGVLVPARDDPARQEKMSVYQAMWKGLLRPGTALVLLEAQAATGFLIDPVRNQRLSVDEAVAAGVVGGEIRDKLLSAERAVTGYTDPYTGQPVSLFQAMQKGLIVRDHGIRLLEAQIATGGIIDPVHSHRLPVQVAYERGLFDEEMNRVLADPSDDTKGFFDPNTHENLTYLQLLQKATVDPETGLLFLSLSQK; encoded by the coding sequence ATGAACGGCCACGCCTCTCCTCTGGACATCCTGGTCACCGACAGCACCAAGCCGGCCAGCGTCCCCAAGGCCACGAAGGCCGTGCAGGGAGCAGGCGCGCCCCCCGGGCCGCAGGCCGGGAGCATCGCTGGGGTGCACGTGGCGGCATCGGGCCAGACCCTGAGTCTCTATGCCGCCATGAAGCAGGGCCTGCTCCCGGAGGGGCTCGGGCTGGCTCTGCTGGAGGCCCAGGCCGCCACCGGGGGCCTCGTGGACCCCGCCCGGGGCCAGCTGCTCCCCGTGTCTGAGGCCCTGCAGCGCGGCCTGGTAGGCCTGGAGCTGAAGGAGAAGCTGCTGGCCGCAGAGCGTGCGGTCACTGGGTACCCTGACCCCTACGGGGGTGAGAAGCTGGCCCTCTTCCAGGCCATTGGGAAGGAGGTTGTAGACAGGGCGCTGGGGTGGAGCTGGCTGGAGGCCCAGCTGGCCACGGGGGGCCTGATAGACCCCACCCGGGGAGTGCGCCTGGCCCCAGAGCTGGCCTGCCAGCAGGGCCTCCTGGACCAGGAGACGCAGCGCAGCCTGTCGGAGCGCGAGCCGGCCTTCCTGGACCCCAACACCCTGGAGCGGCTGTCCTACAGTGAGCTGCTGGGCCGCTGCGTGCGGTCCCCCGCCACGGGGCTggccctgctgcctctgcagACCACCTTCCGCACGCTGGGCGGGGCGGCCAGCTCGGCCGAGCTGCTGGAGGCCGGGATCCTGGATGAGGAGACGGCCCGGGGCCTGCAGGAGGGCGCGCTGTCGGTGCAGGAGGTGAGCGCCCGCCCCCAGGTGCGGCGCTACCTGCAGGGCACCGGCGGCGTGGCCGGGGTCGTCCTGCTGCCCGCCGGCTGCAAGAAGAGCTTCTTCCAGGCCGTCGCCGAGCACCTGCTGCCCATGGGCGCCGCACTGCCCCTGCTCGAGGCTCAGGCCGCCACCTGCGCTCTGGTGGACCCGGCCACGGGCCGGAGGCTCGGTGTGGACGAGGCGGTCAGGGCAGGCCTGGTGGGCCCAGAGCTGCACGGGCAGCTCCTGGAGGCAGAGCAGGCGGTGGCCGGGTTCCACGACCCCTTCAGCGGCACCCGCATCCCCCTCTTCCAGGCCATGAAGAAGGAGCTGGTGGGCCGGCCTCTGGCGCTGAGGCTCCTGGATGCCCAGATGGCCACGGGCGGGCTCATGTGTCCGGCCCGCAGGCTCCGGCTGCCCCTGGAGGCCGCCCTGCGCTACGGCTGCCTGGACGAGGAGACGCAGCAGCACCTCTCACGGGCCGCCGGCTTCTCGGACCCCCGCACGCAGGAGAGCCTCAGCTACGGGCAGCTGCTGGCCCGCTGTGTCACTGACCCGGAGACGGGGCtggccttcctgcccctcccaggagagGCCCGTGGAGAGGAGCCACAGGGACCCCCGTTCATCGAGCACAGCACCCGGCAGGCCTTGAGCGCGGCCACGGCCGCCGTCTCGGTGTGCGGGCTGCAGGGGAAGCCCGCGTCCCTGTGGGAGCTGCTCTTCTCCGAGGCCGTCCCGGTGGAGCAGAGGGCGGCGCTGGCGCAGCAGCACCAGCGAGGGGCGCTGTCCGTGGAGGAGCTGGCCGCCGTGCTGCGGGCCACCCTGGAGCAGGCCGCGGCCACCGCCAAGACCACCTTCTCTGGGCTCAGGGTCCCCGTGTCGCCCGGGGAACTGCTGAAGGCAGAGATCATCGGCCAGGACGTGTATGAGCAGCTGGCGCGGGGACAGACCACGGCGCAGCACGTGGGCAGCCTGGACTCGGTGCAGAGGTACCTGCAGGGCACCGGCTGCATTGCCGGCCTGCTGCTGCCTGACTCCCAGGAGCGGCTCAGCATCTACGAGGCTCAGAAGAAGGGGCTCCTGCGGCCGGGCACGGCCCTCGTCCTCCTGGAGGCGCAGGCGGCCACCGGCTTCCTCATCGACCCGAAGGAAAACCAGCGGCACTCCGTGCAGGCGGCACTGCAGGCCGGCGTCATCGGGCCCAGCCTGTTCGCCAAGCTGCTGTCGGCCGAGCGCGCGGTCACCGGCTACACCGACCCCTACACCGGCGAGCGCATCTCGCTCTTCCAGGCCATGCAGAAGGACCTGATCGTCCGCGACCACGGCATCCGCCTGCTCGAGGCCCAGATCGCCACGGGCGGCATCATCGACCCCGTGCACAGCCACCGGCTGCCCGTGCACGTGGCCTACCAGCGCGGCCTCTTCGACCAGACACTGAACTTGATCCTGGCGGACCCGAGCGACGACACCAAGGGCTTCTTCGACCCCAACACCCACGAGAACCTCACCTACCTGCAGCTGCTGGAGCGCTGCGTGCGCGACGCCGAGACCGGCCTCTACCTGCTGCCGCTCAGCAGCGAGCGGCCCCAGCTGGTGGACGGCGCCACCCGGCGGGCCTTCCAGAGCCTGCTGCTGCCCACGAGCCACGGGCGCTTCCAGGGGCGGCGGGTGTCGGCGTGGGAGCTGCTCAACTCGGAGTGCTTCAGCGAGGCCCGGAGGCGGCAGCTGCTGCTCCGCTACCGGCGGCGGGAGCTCTCCCTGGAGCAGGTGGCGAGGCTGCTGCGGAGGGAGTCGGCGCGTTGCTGCGCGGACGTCACGCTGCCCACGCTGCGGGGGCGCGTCACCCCTTTCCAGCTCCTGGAGGCCCGCATCATCGACCAGGAGCTCCTGGACCGGCTGCTGGCCGGGGCGGTCAGCCCCGAGGCCCTGCTCCGCATGGACGGCATCCGCAGGTACCTGCGTGGCTCGGGCGCCGTGGGTGGCGTGCTGCTGCCGTCCTCCAACCGGAGGCTCAGCCTCTACCAGGCCATGAAGCAGAAGCTGCTGGGGCCGGGCGTGGCCCTGGCGCTGCTGGAGGCCCAGGCGGCCACCGGAGCCCTCGCCGACCCCCAGAGCCTGGAGCGCCTGTCGGTGGAGGAGGCTGTGCGCAGGCAGCTGGTGGGGTCCGAGCTGTATGCCCAGCTGAGACGGGCTGAACACGCTGTGACCGGCTTCCGGGACCCCTTTTCTGGGGAGCGGGTGTCCCTGTTCCAAGCCATGAAGAAGGGCCTGGTCCGCGAGGAGCAGGCTGCCCGCCTCCTACAGGCCCAGGTGGCCACAGGAGGGGTCGTCGACCCCGCAGGCCACTACCACCTGCCCATGTCCACGGCCGCCGAGCGTGGCTACATTGACCAGGAGACAGAGACAGCCTTGTCCAGCTCCTGCGAGACCTACCCCACGCCAGACGGCCGGGGACACACCAGCTACGTCCAGCTTCTGGGACAGTGTGTGAAGGACGAGGCCTCTGGCCTGTACCTCCTGCCCCTGCAGGAAAGCGCCCCTGCCATGCCCACAGACGAGCAGGTCCAGGAGACCCTGCAGGCCACTCCGGGGGCCGCAGACGGCAGGTCCCTCTGGGAGCTGCTGGCCTCCTGCCACTTCACGGAGGAGCAGCggaggggcttcctggaggactTCCGGGCGGGGAGGACCACCGTGCAGCAGCTGCAGACGGCCGTGCAGAGCTGCCTGCGGGAGGCGGAGCTCCTGGCCCAGGCCCGCGTCGCTGTGCCCGGCCCACGGGGCGAGGTTCCCGCGGTCTGGCTGCTGGACGCCGGCATCATCGCCCCGGAGACCCTGGCAGCACTGGCCCGGGGCGAGCAATCGCCTGCCCAGGTCGCCGAGGAGCCTGCGGTGAGGGCCTGCCTGTGGGGCTCGGGCTGCGTGGCCGGTGTGCTGCTGCAGCCCTCGGGGACCAAGGCCAGCATCGACCAGGCCGTGAAGGACGGCCTCCTGCCCGAGGGCCTGGGGCAGAGTCTGCTGGAGGCCCAGGTGGCCTCGGGCTCCCTCGTGGACCCCCTGACCGGCCAGAGGCTGTCCGTGGAAGACGCGCTCAAAGCCGGCCTGGTGAGTGGGACGCTGAGCGAGCAGCTCCGGCAGGCGGAGAGGGCCGTGACCGGGTACACGGACCCCTACTCGGGCGGCCGCCTCTCACTGTGGCAGGCCGTGGAGAAGGGGCTCGTGCCCCAGGGCGAGGGCCTCCCGCTCCTGCAGGCCCAGCTGGCCACGGGCGGTGCCGTGGACCCCACCTACGGGGTGCACCTGCCCCAGGCGGCAGCCTGCAAGCTGGGCCTCCTGGACGAGCGGACCAGCCAGGCGCTGACCGGCACCGACGAGGACCGCCGGTTCTTCTTCGACCCCAGCTCGCGGGACAAGGTGACCTACCAGCAGCTCAAAGAGCGCTGTGTCCTTGACGCTGACACCGGCCTgtggctgctgcccctgccccaggacgTGGCCCTGGAGGTGGACAAGCACACGGCCGTGGCCCTGAGGGCCATGAAGGTGCCCGTCGGGGCCGGGCGGTTCAAAGGGCTCACCGTGTCGCTCTGGGACCTGCTGCACTCGGAGTATGTCAGCGGTCACCGGCGGCGGGAGCTGGCGGCACTCTGCCAGTCCGGGCGGGCCACGGCCCTGCGGCAGGTGGTCAGCACGCTCACCGCCCTGGTCGAGGCCTCGGAGAAGAAGCCCCCGCAGGCTGTCTTCAGGGGGCTCCGGAAGCAGGTGTCGGCCAGCGACCTGTTCAGGTCCCAGGTGATCGACAAGAAGACGCTGGACGAGCTGAGCCGGGGCGCGAGGACCGTGCAGGAGGTCACGCAGATGGACAGCGTGCGGCGCTGCTTAGAAGGAGGCAACTTCATCGCCGGGGTCCTCGTCCAGGCCACCAAGGAGAGGATGAGCGTCTCTGAGGCCCTGAGCAGGCGCATCCTGCGGCCCGGCACGGCCCTGGTGCTACTGGAGGCCCAGGCGGCCACGGGCTTCCTCATCGACCCCGTGGCCAACCGCAGGCTGACCGTGGAGGAGGCCTTCGCGGCAGGGATGTTTGGGAAGGAGACCTACCAGAAGCTGCTGTCGGCCGAGCGCGCGGTCACCGGCTACACCGACCCCTACACCGGCGAGCCCATCTCCCTCTTCCAGGCCATGCAGAAGGACCTGATCGTCCGAGACCACGGCATCCGCCTGCTGGAGGCCCAGATCGCCACGGGCGGCATCATCGACCCCGTGCACAGCCACCGGCTGCCCGTGGAGGTGGCCTACGAGCGCGGCTACTTCGACGAGGAGATGAACCGCGTCCTGGCGGACCCGAGCGACGACACCAAGGGCTTCTTCGACCCCAACACCCACGAGAACCTCACCTACCTGCAGCTGCTGGAGCGCTGCGTGGAGGACCCCGAGACCGGCCTGTACATGCTACAAATTGTGAAGAAAGGAGAGCCGTACGTGTACATCGACGAGGCCACGAGGCGGGCCCTGCGGTTGCAGACCGTGACCATGCGTGTGGGGAGGTTCGCGGGTCAGAGCGTGTCCGTCTGGGACCTGCTGTCCTCTCAGTACTTCACGGAGGACCGGCGGCGGGAGCTGGTCCAGCAGCACCGAGCCCAGGCCCTGAGtctgcagcagctgctggagaTCGTCACCGCCACGGTCGAAGAGACAGAGGAGCAACACCAGGCCATCAAGGTGCCGGGGATCGGCGGGGACGTGACGGCCGCAGACCTGTTCAACGCGGGCATCATCGACAGGAAGAGCCTGGACGCGCTGCGCGGGGGACAGGCGCTCGGCGGCCTGGAGCACGTGAAGACCTACATAGAAGGCAGTGGCTGCATCGCGGGCGTGACCGTCCCCTCCACGCAGGAGGTGATGAGCGTCTACGAGGCCAGCGCCAGGGGACTCATCCCCACGGGGTTCGCAGCCCTGCTGCTGGAGGCCCAGGCGGCCACAGGGTTCATGCTGGACCCCCACACCCACCGGAGGCTCTCCGTGGACGAGGCCGTGGCCTCCGGCCTGGTGGGCGAGGACCTGCAGAACAGGCTCCGGGACGCCGAGAAGGCTGTCAAAGGCTACCCGGACCCCGACACGGGGCGCACGCTCCCGCTGCTGCAGGCCATGGAGAGGAAGCTGGTGGACAGGGAGGCGGCGCTGAGACTGCTGGAGGTGCAGGTGGCCACCGGGGGCGTTGTGGACCCGTGGCACCACCACCGGCTCCCGCTGGACGCGGCCTGCGGGCGCGGCTGTCTGCGCCGGGACATGTACCCGCTCGTGTCCGACCAGAAGCTCATGAAGAAGAGGTTTGTGGATCCCAACACACACGAGAAGGTGACGTACAAGGAGCTTCAGGACAGAAGCCtccagaaaggggtggggggctggacgCTGTTCCCCGTGACGCGCGACGAGAAGGAATCCCCGTACGTGGACGAGGCCACGCGCAGGGCCCTGGAGACCGAACGGGTGGAGGTCACGGTCGGCCGGTACAAGGGACAGAGGCCCTCGGTGTGGGAGCTGCTGAACTCAGAATACGTCACCGAGGAGAAAAAACTGGAGCTGGTGGGAAGCTACAAGAGAGACACGAAGCGTGCCCTGGACAAGGTGGTGGAAAACATCTTCGTGATGAtcgaggagaaagagaagggcagCAGGCAGCTGTGGTTCCGAGGCATCAGGAGGCAGGTGACGGCCTCCGAGCTCTTCCAGTCGGCCATCATCACCAAGGAGACGCTGGAGAAACTCGAGGAGGGACAGAGTTCCGTGGAAGACGTCAAGCAGGACGAGGCCGTGCGGCGCTACCTGGAGGGCACGAGCTGCATCGCCGGCGTGCTGGTGCCCGCCAGGGACGACCCCGCCAGGCAGGAGAAGATGAGCGTCTACCAGGCCATGTGGAAGGGCCTGCTGCGGCCCGGCACGGCCCTGGTGCTGCTGGAGGCCCAGGCGGCCACGGGCTTCCTCATCGACCCCGTGCGCAACCAGCGGCTGTCCGTGGACGAGGCGGTGGCCGCGGGCGTGGTGGGCGGCGAGATCCGCGACAAGCTGCTGTCGGCCGAGCGCGCGGTCACCGGCTACACCGACCCCTACACCGGAGAGTCCGTCTCCCTCTTCCAGGCCATGCAGAAGGACCTGATCGTCCGCGACCACGGCATCCGCCTGCTGGAGGCCCAGATCGCCACGGGCGGCATCATCGACCCCGTGCACAGCCACCGGCTGCCCGTGGAGGTGGCCTACGAGCGCGGCCTCTTCGACGAGGAGATGAACCGCGTCCTGGCGGACCCGAGCGACGACACCAAGGGCTTCTTCGACCCCAACACCCACGAGAACCTCACCTACCTGCAGCTGCTGCGCCGCTGCGTGCGGGACCCCGACACGGGGCTGTTCGTGCTGCAGCTGGCCCGCCAGGGCTCCGCCCTGCAGCAGCTGAGCGAGGAGCTGCGCCGCGCCCTGCGGGACGTGCGCGTCTCCCTGCCGCCGGGGGCGGGCGCCGCCGAGGGCCAGGACGTGTCCGTCTGGGAGCTGCTCTTCTACCGGGAGGTGTCCGAGAGCCTGCGGCAGGAGCTGCTGGTCGGGTACCGGGCGGGCAGGCTGAGCGCGCAGGAGCTGGGCGCCTCGCTCACCGCGCTGCTGGCCGGGGCCTCCGCGGCCGCGGACCCTCCACCCGCCCTGCGAGCCGCCACCATGGAGGTCAGGGTGGGCCGCCTGCGGGGCCCGGCCGTGCCCGTGTGGGACGTGCTGGAGTCCGGCTACGTGAGCGCCGACAGGAGGGAGCAGCTGCTGGCCCAGTTCCGCTCGGGGGCGCTGGGGCTGCCCGCGCTGACCCGCCGGCTGACCACCATCATCGAGGAGGCCGAGGAGGCCCAGGAGGCGCAGGGCGAGCGGCGGGAGCAGGGGGACCCGGGCCAGCAGGGGCACGGTGAGGGCGGGGCCGCCAGGCACCCTCGGGAGCAGGAGCTGCGTGCCGCCACCATGGAGGTGTGCGCAGGGCGGTTCCGCGGGCGGCCGGTGTCCGTGTGGGACGTCCTGTGCTCCTCCTACCTGACCCAGGCCCGCCGGGAGGAGCTCCTGGCCCAGCTGGAGGCCGGCGCCCTGGCCCTGCCCGGCCTGGTGACCATCCTCGCCCAGGTCGTGGAGGAGACGGAGGAGCGCCTGAGCAAGGTGTCCTTCCGGGGCCTGCGGCGCCATGTGTCCGCGGCCCAGCTGGGCTCGTCCGGGGTGCTGGACCCCGAGACCCTgcggggcctggcccagggcaccAAGAGCCCCCAGGAGGTGCTGAAGATGGACTCGGTGCGGCGCTACCTGGAGGGCACGAGCTGCATCGCCGGCGTGCTGGTGCCCGCCAGGGACGACCCCGCCAGGCAGGAGAAGATGAGCGTCTACCAGGCCATGTGGAAGGGCCTGCTGCGGCCCGGCACGGCCCTGGTGCTGCTGGAGGCCCAGGCGGCCACGGGCTTCCTCATCGACCCCGTGCGCAACCAGCGGCTGTCCGTGGACGAGGCGGTGGCCGCGGGCGTGGTGGGCGGCGAGATCCGCGACAAGCTGCTGTCGGCCGAGCGTGCGGTCACCGGCTACACCGACCCCTACACCGGAGAGTCCGTCTCCCTCTTCCAGGCCATGCAGAAGGACCTGATCGTCCGCGACCACGGCATCCGCCTGCTGGAGGCCCAGATCGCCACGGGCGGCATCATCGACCCCGTGCACAGCCACCGGCTGCCCGTGGAGGTGGCCTACGAGCGCGGCCTCTTCGACGAGGAGATGAACCGCGTCCTGGCGGACCCGAGCGACGACACCAAGGGCTTCTTCGACCCCAACACCCACGAGAACCTCACCTACCTGCAGCTGCTGCGCCGCTGCGTGCGGGACCCCGACACGGGGCTGTTCGTGCTGCAGCTGGCCCGCCAGGGCTCCGCCCTGCAGCAGCTGAGCGAGGAGCTGCGCCGCGCCCTGCGGGACGTGCGCGTCTCCCTGCCGCCGGGGGCGGGCGCCGCCGAGGGCCAGGACGTGTCCGTCTGGGAGCTGCTCTTCTACCGGGAGGTGTCCGAGAGCCTGCGGCAGGAGCTGCTGGTCGGGTACCGGGCGGGCAGGCTGAGCGCGCAGGAGCTGGGCGCCTCGCTCACCGCGCTGCTGGCCGGGGCCTCCGCGGCCGCGGACCCTCCACCCGCCCTGCGAGCCGCCACCATGGAGGTCAGGGTGGGCCGCCTGCGGGGCCCGGCCGTGCCCGTGTGGGACGTGCTGGAGTCCGGCTACGTGAGCGCCGACAGGAGGGAGCAGCTGCTGGCCCAGTTCCGCTCGGGGGCGCTGGGGCTGCCCGCACTGACCCGCCGGCTGACCACCATCATCGAGGAGGCCGAGGAGGCCCAGGAGGCGCAGGGCGAGCGGCGGGAGCAGGGGGACCCGGGCCAGCAGGGGCACGGTGAGGGCGGGGCCACCAGGCACCCTCGGGAGCAGGAGCTGCGTGCCGCCACCATGGAGGTGTGCGCAGGGCGGTTCCGCGGGCGGCCGGTGTCCGTGTGGGACGTCCTGTGCTCCTCCTACCTGACCCAGGCCCGCCGGGAGGAGCTCCTGGCCCAGCTGGAGGCCggcgccctggccctgcccagcctggtgACCATCCTCGCCCAGGTCGTGGAGGAGACGGAGGAGCGCCTGAGCAAGGTGTCCTTCCGGGGCCTGCGGCGCCATGTGTCCGCGGCCCAGCTGGGCTCGTCCGGGGTGCTGGACCCCGAGACCCTgcggggcctggcccagggcaccAAGAGCCCCCAGGAGGTGCTGAAGATGGACTCGGTGCGGCGCTACCTGGAGGGCACGAGCTGCATCGCCGGCGTGCTGGTGCCCGCCAGGGACGACCCCGCCAGGCAGGAGAAGATGAGCGTCTACCAGGCCATGTGGAAGGGCCTGCTGCGGCCCGGCACGGCCCTGGTGCTGCTGGAGGCCCAGGCGGCCACGGGCTTCCTCATCGACCCCGTGCGCAACCAGCGGCTGTCCGTGGACGAGGCGGTGGCCGCGGGCGTGGTGGGCGGCGAGATCCGCGACAAGCTGCTGTCGGCCGAGCGTGCGGTCACCGGCTACACCGACCCCTACACCGGCCAGCCCGTCTCCCTCTTCCAGGCCATGCAGAAGGGCCTGATCGTCCGCGACCACGGCATCCGCCTGCTGGAGGCCCAGATCGCCACGGGCGGCATCATCGACCCCGTGCACAGCCACCGGCTGCCCGTGCAGGTGGCCTACGAGCGCGGCCTCTTCGACGAGGAGATGAACCGCGTCCTGGCGGACCCGAGTGACGACACCAAGGGCTTCTTCGACCCCAATACCCACGAGAACCTCACCTACCTGCAGCTGCTTCAGAAGGCTACTGTTGACCCTGAAACAGGcctcttatttctttctctttctcagaaataa